DNA from Aphis gossypii isolate Hap1 chromosome 3, ASM2018417v2, whole genome shotgun sequence:
atgtttaaattaataatactctctaaaatatttttaatatttatgtatattttgtatttttcaggCCGATTTGGCAACTAAATTAACTGATGCCAAAGAAAAATTAGTCATCATCGACTTTTTTGCCAAATGGTGTGGTCCATGCAAGTTGATGGCTCCATTCAttgaagtaattattaaatttttgtttctttttaataataatattattaatataatgacattttaattatatatacatacatgaaaatgatatatattacatatttttaactagtttttatttaaaatgtatagtatatattcaaaaaaaaaattgtttatgacTAGTTAAAAGAAAGGAATTACAGTAGAACCCATCTAACTTGTCATCTTTATGACTGGGGGTGTAGTCAGAATGCATACAATATTAGATTATCAGaatatacagaaataatagtaaactggcaattaattttataaatatatctagtaacatattttaaattgaaaaatccaaaagtattttttaagtatttatattgataatactaAGGTCAGAGTTAGAGGACAAGAAGGGTTCTACTGTACCTATCTATTGAATTTCAagggaaaaataatttttttttttttagtagtgatatttttctagtttcaaaaacataaacacATTTATTCAGGGTATTTTGATGATTAAAAACCCAAGTTTTTGGCTAGTTATTTATTAggcagttaaaattatttaagtagagATGAGTGGATTTCATTTTGTGGGTTATCTCTGTGCCACTCCTCTACActaatttgaacttaaaatgcttctaagttataagttataacttgtaCAATTTTCatctaaaatctaatttttatgtattcaagtattctaaaacaatttatactttataatagggaattaaaaatgtattttgttattaaaaaatagaaatttatgaaccaatgataataaaattaaattaaaatactttaaatgtttatagtttttgaaataatgaatgttcTTTGATTATTTacgttaaatgtttaaatttaagaatataaatgtcatatacatttatttactttacatACCTAAGTATGAAGTAATCATCTTTCATAACTCAAactttttaacagttttatatataaatttagtttacatGTAGcacattgaatataattaaaattattttttataatatgtatgaaaaagATTGACTAAAGCGTCTGAAGACCATGACACAATTATGAATGAACTAGTTTctctttttttgaaattacaaaGCTATGTGCTTGATTAATAAGGTCtgattacttaatacttataatatattttttgtctaattaaaaattaaattagatttgaaaattaataatgtttataaattttttttaggaacTGGCCAACGAGTACCCTGACGTAGTCATGTTGAAAGTTGATGTTGATGAATGCGAAGAAGCCGCTATTGAGTATAACATCCAATCTATGCCAACATTCGTCTTCCTAAAATCAAAAACCgaggtaaaatacaattaatacaatttaaatatttgaatttattttatttaactataaatatttgatttttaggtTGTTCGGTTTTCTGGTGCTaacaaagataaattaaaggaaaatttattgaaattcaaataataatatcaaaattggcTTCAACCATAGTGTCTTAATGGACCTGCATATATTCAATgaagtttttattacaatgaaacaaaaataaattttatactgtCATTCACTATTGTATTTGGTTAATATcttggttaaaattattacctacaaaaaaagtattaatatataaatatatatatatatatttttttttaaatactatacaatattcatatgttataatttattatataatattataaccaagcTATGCAATTTAAACTGAAATGTATACTTACACGTTACGTACTtacttagaaataaaataaaatgcacatTGAAATTGCTACCaactaaattaaagtttttattggtttttttgagtattttgaaTACTATCGAgtcagtacataatatataataagtcacACCAATAGATATTTCAAGCTATTcaggtataaacattttatgttagtataatttactatattatttgtttattatgtgATGAAAATTTCTttcattctttatttttataaaagtgttCTGCTCTCTTAAAAACATCAATGATGAGTCATTTCATTTAACTGACTGTCACATTCTCTCTTCAACTACGTAGTATGCAACGAGGTTAAATTGATAAGATTGCAATTGATTGAGGTCATACcactaaaataatgaaactatTTCGTTCTGTGATTGCATAAAAATGTGATACCACATAACGTTCCAAAtgttacattttgtataattttagattataatagtacGCAAAGAGATGaatgtataacttaaattCTTTTTTAGGTGCGGTATtagaatatgataatatataaataattattgttattgtttttaactgcATATTTCTGGCTCAAAATTATTCATCCATAattgagaaatttaaaaaaattgtacatggGAAGATACAGCATGTTCTTTTCTCtaggtaatttaataacaattcaatgaaattgataaataattgtggTGAACATAAGTCTTTGATCGATTTTTGTCTGGGTTCaaatgtgatattatttaattattacccctattatattaatatgatatatacaatataatatttatacatgtttatatttttaattttgtgtaagtatattattttttcacaaaataatgtCTTGGATATTAAATTGGatttatagtatgtattttaaagaggttaaattttaaaattcccagtgcttatttttatagtagagaaaaacaaacaaaaaattaaggaaaaccCGAATTATGTAAATCAGTTTATGACAATCgattatgcttttttttttttatgtagttaactctaaaatgaataatcgtttgtacttgatttttttattagcctctaataaaacaatataacatagccaaatagatatttataaagttgtaaatataggctcatattaaatacaattatggtataaaatacCAAGTGTTAATACtatggttttttatatttacgataagttttaaaatattttgagctatttattgccttgttagttgttattggcacaaaacattttttttagtttttttcttttagaaatattcaataaaaaatatttgcaggtagaaatgtttgaaaatttaatatgttactcCTCTTATTaagttgttaatttattttataaaatatatcaaaaattcatgaaaattgcaaaaatgagtgttttttttaattagtggtttaattatttaatacaatgttcTTAATTAGTTGTTCAActcatgtttgaaaaaaaaattctactgGAAATCctccaaattaattttttatgagaattttaaGCTCAAACGTATATATGACATTGTCGACATTCGATGTTCattcgtaaaataattatttctcctcaaatacattttgatactTGAttctatatatgtaaaaaaaaaataacttactataaaaCCTAATCTAACTTGAATTattcatcaaatttttatattatcattttcattatacGACAAAACCATcaatatgatgttttttttgagttaattataggtaggtatgagaaattttcatttttttttatgttaaaaaactgTTCACTGAGTCAAAAttcttgtaaatttaatataaggccccataaaatattaaaaatacgtaggtacaattttttttctatacacatattttgaagttagaccaacatattttatcaaaatcaaattattttttaattttaatttctatacttTTACAAACTATCCCACGGCATCGacttctaaataattatttatttttaaaattaatataagtagttattgattatgtttaaaaatcatcATTAGACTAAATGAAGAGCTTTATAACAGATAGTTTCGTATGCAGAGGGAGTAGCTATGACAAAAGTTAACGTTATAGGAAAGAGAAGAagaaattctttattttcttcAGAGATGGATAAACAGAGTAGAATATAGAGaatgacataaaaaatattggtttgagtacctatatagatatcTCATATAGATAAGTGGTGGATGATGATGATTTAGAGGAGGTGTAAGACAAGCATTGCTGTCTCCATATAATTGGGAGCGGTGATCGCagggaaataaaataaagtaacgtGATAGCTTAAGtgcctataaattatatataaaaattatttggtcTCTAgacctataaaaatttattaactttttcaaaaaactgaaattgaaataaattcatagttaggtattttaaaatggattaataatgtgtaaataatacagagtaaaattatttttgaataaaccgAAGACATACGCAGAGATTAAGGAAGTACCAACCTATTCATGAGAacttaattgtataatgtgtTGTTCGTTTAGCTTACATTCATCGTACGATTTTCAGTAGGTAACAAGTTCTGAAaaacgtaatttttataataacttatgatgGTTTCATACTGAATGTTCATTTATAGTGTAGTCatcttattacatattaacgaCTTAACTATTTTGCATAGATggattatacctattacctaatagtaattcatttttacatattatatttacttaagattaaaaatatgatttaacaataatgaCTATTgagtaaatatgtttattgataaatatttttaaatcgggTACAACAAATATTGATTCAATAAAACGAAGATAAGATTTactgtacaataattttaaattatatacatacatgtaattatataaacctaatattataaacaagtaagtacaaaataaatactaaacataAACTTGTTAGttttcttaaaacaaaaacaaatcttaaatttttttattttatacattttaatattttataggtaacttattactttttttttcttttaataatgaaacacAGTGTTAAAGTTTTCTTCGTATAGGCTGTCACTGGGGAATTAAACGTTTCTTTCAAATACAATTCAGACTTATCAaagatgatatttatatattatatttatacatattataagaaaactgGACGTGAAAAGTTGACAATATAGATTATGGTGAAGTAAAAGTTGGATTTTATCTCAAAATaccgttgtataataataatatatctggtaactaggtatgtaatataatttataacattattaatcatgatctaaatattagattcagacgtatttagaaaaaaatatctatgctatataatattatttactttatgctaataactttattttatacatattgtaagtatataatttatacttttaattatctaataataataataataataaaaataaaaaaaaaaacaacaactaggtatattttataaattgtaagtttGTGTCAATCATacgtataactattttttttttatacaaataaattaaataatgatcgGTTTTATTCTCTTGGCGTGACAACCCTGTGTGTTGTGAGTGTTTGTTTGCGTATTtcattctaatttaatttaacaacattatatataagtttaaaaaacaaaaaaaaagatcttATAACAATAACGCTCGACGACAATAAAAACAGTAtgtctatacattatattgatgtatattataatgtacataacaaaatatgtaaatatgtacatacatgTTTACAtaccttgaaaaaaaaaatggtttttagatattcaaaaaataaaaactttgttGTCCGagtcataaaatgtaattactttTACATGAATCGcggtgaaaaaataaaatggtatcGTAATGCATAGACTGATAGCTGTTGAAGtggttttaaatcaaattatttaggtTTATTGCATGAAAGGTTAAAAtcttttacagttttaaagtttttgtttttaatactttgtaaaaaattacagGACTAAACTGGcgaatcataattaatatagtttttttttttatacagcgtattatattataatctaattatatttctgtGATATGTAAATTGGTATAGTTAAGATTCTAATTTTAGggaaactttgaaaaaaaaatattcataccaCATTGACGATATTCTGATAATCTAGTGTAGAAATTGGAGGAAATATGTgtaaactaaaactaaacaaCAACATAGATTTTAGGCCACTGATTTACTTATAGGCATCAGACatcttttaatgtttaatcgtTATActcattatcatattatagacctataattttacgtttttataaatacttataagtaagTGTCTTATACTATTCTAACaggttttagtttttaagtctTACACAATAAATGAGTGGtaagaactttttttattattatttttccacatTATTTGAGTTGTTTGGTTATctcttatctataatataacctatttATCATAGGTCTTaacaaacaaattgttttagattatttttttttattatacgattttgaacaaacggttttaaatattgtaacatatACCTGTtgcgtaaaatatttattcgaataataattattattgaaaaagtatATGATTTATGCTGAACGTTAAGTTCTGGTGTGTTTAAATTAGGCAttgtctttatatttttaaactttaaactttttatattattaaaaaattatgtattatattattatgcactaAGTATTCAAGATATGGCCTGCGAGTGTCAAGCtcgtgtatttataatttatattatattcatatattatgtctttacgaattttttcctataaaaacacccaacatataatattttgacttgaAAGAAtgcaaagaaaataattactaggtaattgtaacaattttatgataggtatctccaaacaaaacaataattagttttattttcaatacaaaagTATCGTTGAGTTTATTACATGAGATCGAATTGATGaagtactaatattaatatatataataggtatatattatatagtaggtagCTTTATAATACCATAGTCGTTTTACAATCAAAACCGTAAGaactttaaagaaatattttatattatttatcgtttttgaagtgtaaaaaattaatttttgaacaattGCTTGCTTTACAGCGATTAAATACGATTCACAGTGAAACGTCTGCCATGTCGGAATACGTGGGAATTCATATTACGAagtcaataattgtattattgcgTTATAATGGGTTCGGATGTGTTCGCAATAATTAAGCACTATAGGTGCACCGTAGACATTTAAAGTCATTAAAACGGTGttgtaaaatctattttgaatgattttataaatgaactaTGATGAAGAAATTTTGACGGCGTTGGTGACACACAAATATATCGTAGGTATACGTAGGCAGAGGGCACCTAACCGTACCTATCGCGTTGAACGGTCGCGCACGGTTCGACAATAAACGAcggtaatgtataataatattaagtaatatattattttatattatcgttatacaCATTTAGGTGGGtatgttcaatatattataacgatgtcACTTTAGGgtaacgcaaaaaaaaaactatcatcGACGGACgtggcaatattattatgataataggtaatattacatttaaatacgcGCTCGTGTGTCGCGCTAGCACGCCGTTTACAAGACGGACACGCGACGATGCAACGAAAACCGACCCAAAAGATAAAACATAAGATCTCACGTCAAAACGGTCCGTTGCATCGTCGACGTTTTTGAGCGCATTGCTCCATGAGTATACTCTATACACAGAGAATATatctacacaatattatattattatatcatatatgataggcattttacatttaaatcagAAACATTTTTCCCCCTATATcgtattttaatgtgtattattattattattacacttaaatataatataataatatgttaatattaaatagttcgGGTACGTTGTCGGTACTATAGGTCTCTGGCAGTAAAGATGAGCAAAAACGGTACGATCATGGCGCTGATGATCGGCGGGCACAGCGGAATGCTGCCCTGGCCGTGGTGCATCGCGGCCGGATGTTCACCTggaaaccataatattattaaaacgatttatttaaacattcataTGGATATTTGATTTTGGGTTTTCCGGGAGTTATCTCTACTTTTTCTATTGATCAACacgaaactatattattatttttattaactactcGTGTACTACtcttatacgttttatatagtatattcgtACAGTTATCTATacggtataaaaaatatacgagaGTACGTTTTTCTCTTTAAACGCCTTAAAACGTTATAGAGTGTTCTCGACGAGTTTTCGATGAACcgcgtaattaaaaaaatatcgaaaatacgttttataatatatttttacgagcgtttaaagttagaattttgaagaaatcgtttaaaatcaataatacttgcaaattatttggtaGTTGAAaacgttcaatttttttttttatatatttatatggctttaaaatgtaatacaaggtttctcatGAGCAAATGATATAGAAACcgaaaaatctaatatatagagaattttatcttaaatttcattaaatctagatatttatagatttcaaacgaaaaataatgatattagttagttttttgtagttgaaaaatattattcacggAGACTAgagacttttatattattataatttatacatataattatattttcaaatgtaatgtctgtacaaatttaattcacCTTACTGTATTGCACTTAGCAATATAAGTTGACAGATTGTCTCCGTTCATATCTTCATTCGTGTGTAATGATTATCattgagttaaaatttaacacggTATACGCATTACAGTGACTTACTCAATGACGTGGTACACTCGACACCCACGGAGTGGTTACCTACTTTCtctcttttgtttttttctcggTTTCgcatagttgtttttttttttgtacaaaattattttataatattattgtagaacCATCATTCGTGTTGAGAAATTTGACGCCCAGAGGATACAATTTGTAAGCTCATCTCTCCTCCATCGTACATACAGTGAGCTTGTGAGTATCGTGTCTCTCTAAATCACTAATcagtctacataatattattatactttaaacaggaagaaaataatttgtttaattaggCCCCTCGTAACATCTTTTCCTCGCTAAGAATTTTCTTTCCTCCAAACGTATAGATAGAtagattaatatgttttatattatcatactttctaaatgtatagtttttatttgcaaTACATTTGAGGGGACACTGATTGCATCGCGGTTTCTCGACTACTAACCCTACTAACCGTAGTTAGGATTTAGAACTATTTTGAATCGCACTTATCAACGACCGCACGCTGTAGTTCGCGGTTTCGCCCAATGATTTATTCAAATCGTATGTATAGTAACGgcgttaataatttacatgtatCGCAGTTGATGTATCGTTtccaataatagttttaattatctaataatgtgCCTAAGCTCGGTGAAGTCGAGACGTTTCGGATCAGATATTCCTTTCCTTATTATTGCCGACCGCATTGTAttgcgttattatattattatttgcatatatattattgtagtacctacctatcctATCTATACGCGCGGCGACTTACGATTATCGCGATCGGATCGGCTGGACGATCCGAGATCCGGATGACCGCGGAAGTCACGTTATTTAGCGGTTCGACTcgcgttattttatatattatattatattatattatacgttaagaatattattattattgtaataaccgATACCGCTGCAGGGAACAATAGCGACGGCGGCGCGTATTTGCCGTACACAATATATCATGCGACCCACGGCGGCAGCTCAGAACGCGAACCATTCTTCTTCGGCGTGTGctctattatgataataacacaggaacctataatatactgtatattataggtgttatatattattatccagtAACCAATTGTGATTAATTGCGTACACATCAACAATGGGATTGAACTCTGCGCGAGATTATTGTTATCGTCGAGGCGCATCGCCGCGGCTAtaattcgtatatatatataatattattattattatattgcgtgTCACGtgcctatatattaataataataataatcatcatcGGCGAGGACGAGGGTCGACGCATCGTCGtcatattgttgttgttgttgctaaACCGCCaaaacggcggcggcggcatcgTTACTATTTATTACCATCGTGTGTATAACACTCATTTGGACCGGCGGCGGTTTAAGTATATTCTACAACAGTACAGTTGTCTAGATGCGGTTATTTAAATCTTCAcgaaaagataatatattcggTTCTAATCGAATCcataaactgtataaaaaatatattataacgtcgaATACTAaggataattaataactaaacttTAGACGACTTACACGGCAATACAATACAGCAGGCGTCGCGAACACGTTTTTTAAGGAAAACGACAGATTAggcgatataatattatgtcatcgGCTTTTAGTgggatttaaatgttttgttttaaataaaacaattttgcaatacatttttacaaataattgttttttttatttttttttattcccgattattttaaaaattttaatattttacgaaattgagaaaatattatgcaaaccattttttagatgaaaattttttcaactttgtattttttcaacttaGAATTGTCAATATAATGCTATTTtccttgaaaatattaaaaattcatgtttataatttttttttatagaaatttcatGTTCGAAATTCAAcgaaattgataattaatcaaaaaattaagactcgagttatttttttagagcacaaaatgtataagaatGGAACATAATTGGTGTTGCGTGAGAAAGAATTCACTCATGAGTGAATTatgtgttaattaaaaaaatattattcacggGAAATTgaagcttttaaaatatatataaatatatatattactgactgtacaaaattaaattttattaataatttgattatttttaagctgTTAATTTATACCACGAACCTATTCATACCATTCAAACGGTGAGCCGGTATTGATTTATAAGTTGCATAATAAATGCCAGgaataatatatgacataattgagtaataaaataattattataatacatcataatatgcatttttttttttttttttgatcaaaaACTAGTTCAACTTATCGTATtactaattgaaaaataatttaatatatttatagcattataaatttgttataaaatatctatagaaGAAATGGCTGACAGTCTGTCTCCgcttagaatcattttttctatcgtaaatgatgatttattattgaatttaaattaaaattcaacatgtccattatagtgacctactgcGCGGGggatttttacttattaaatatatttttgtttaaaattatgaatatcataaatttatatgaactATATCTATAAcgtgtaatattttgaataatttttaaatataataaataaaaaaaaaataaaaataaatttgacatttcaaaaaaagttatttattaaataaggttaattattaatttattattatttttaaaatttaatgttcgCGTATTTGAATTTATCGGTAAGAAAATGAAAAGGTCTATACGGGTATAGTTTATCCGCCAAAGTAAACACGCACacgcctatataatatacactcatCACACGCACACCTCGTTTAGCTCTGAAATGTTCttttctatattatgaattataacctaatttaaaaatttctacCGTCCCTTCGACGTTGTGTatggtttatgtttttttactaacctaaggttttttttttatttttagaaacgtaccttcatttattttaatagtcttcataatttttcaattgtcTAATTTTTGCgggcgaaaaaaaaattatgacccAAATAGGATATATAATAACGGGGCATAATGTGAACAAAATAGTCCACCGTCTAtgtattttcaagtataatttaagGCAACCAACCGTTTAATATATGAACCCTGATGGTGGCCGAATTTGCATTTGACGGATCGCAAGAGTAGTAGCCAGTATCTGAAGACGACGccttttgaattaataatctgCTGCTGGTGGTTGACCCTTTTTCCGTTACCAGGCTTATTCCGCCTCGTGGAGAATCGAAATTTATGGGCTGTGAACCGCACGCacacattcataaaaaaaaaaaaaaacatgtagcAAAACGTATCATTTCGAAAACCAAATCCGAAAAGGACCATTCTTCTTAGTCAACGTTGTCGAAAATAGAACGTAAATTGTTCCACTCACTTGTTTTTCGTGCGTCCAGCCGACGGTCGGCGGAGGTTCCGGTGCGAACTGCACCAAACAGGTGAGGTTTATCGTGCTACCCTGATCAATGAACAGCTCTGGACCTCCCAGTATTTCGGTAGTCGGTtctgaaatgaaaataaacgtttttaaaactatttcgcAAACTagacgtacatattatattatttagtcctCCTAGCAAACTATagtggtttattttataattgggtATAGATTCGATTATGAATACGTATTAGTACCGTTCGAATAATTGTCGTCGTATTTATTTGAGCAACGCGCAGTTTATGCGTAATCGGATAATGATAAATACGACAGAATAGCTTGTGATAATATGCATGGAatagttaaaagttattaattaagtttatataagtTGTTaacacattgtataataagtacGAGAAAACGACTTAacagctataaaatataatacgtaggtacattAACCAAGagtattttctaaaatgtgtGTTATATACAAGCGATCGTTATTTCATTTCggaaattaagtatttaacttaCCGCAAAACTAAGAAATATATCAGCTATAAAACGTGATTTCAACGTTCCTAAAGATTATCCCACGACCGGTGTACTAAAAACATCatgctgtaatattatattattataatataatattgttaat
Protein-coding regions in this window:
- the LOC114119000 gene encoding thioredoxin-2-like; the encoded protein is MRRSLQHFVRRVVRCRTVRAHAAVHKPKYANPRVYQPPPPPLNVEIPNRRESIKSTTMVQLITDAADLATKLTDAKEKLVIIDFFAKWCGPCKLMAPFIEELANEYPDVVMLKVDVDECEEAAIEYNIQSMPTFVFLKSKTEVVRFSGANKDKLKENLLKFK